A single region of the Acidobacteriota bacterium genome encodes:
- a CDS encoding tryptophan 7-halogenase — protein sequence MFAASSFDAIVVGAGPGGSAAAAIAARGGLRTLLLEREAAPVFKIGESLMPDTHGVFEKMGALRAMQESHFVEKHSVQFFTRTGKASMPFYFDKERPGDDSARTWQVRRSEFDELLMETAAGQGAEVHRGVNVRDVLFEDDRAVGVRAVAANDGGSVELKSRVVIDATGQSALLARRLDLGRVDYGLRHASIYTHFRGAIRDEGKDEGATLILHTKSGECWFWYIPLAGDVVSVGVVGPMDTLIRKRDGRPHEIFFEEVRNCAEIERRIAPAHQCRPVSVMKDFSYRIEKMAGDGWIAIGDAFSFIDPVYSSGVFLALKSGEMAAETAIGAIAADDLSGQRLGAFQPLLMRGVEAVRQLVNVFYDRNFSVGAFLRLYPQHQSKVTRILIGDVFELDFTSMFEDMATFAAAGGGRAMSAPEAATAATPQPLQAT from the coding sequence ATGTTCGCCGCATCCTCCTTTGACGCGATCGTTGTCGGCGCCGGCCCGGGCGGCTCCGCGGCGGCGGCGATCGCCGCGCGTGGCGGGCTGCGCACGCTGCTGCTCGAGCGGGAGGCCGCACCGGTGTTCAAGATCGGCGAATCGCTGATGCCGGACACCCATGGCGTGTTCGAGAAGATGGGAGCGCTCCGCGCGATGCAGGAGAGCCACTTCGTCGAGAAGCACTCCGTCCAGTTCTTCACCAGGACCGGAAAGGCGTCCATGCCGTTCTACTTCGACAAGGAACGGCCGGGGGACGACAGCGCCCGCACCTGGCAGGTGCGCCGTTCCGAGTTCGATGAGCTCTTGATGGAGACGGCGGCCGGGCAGGGCGCGGAAGTCCATCGCGGCGTCAACGTCCGCGACGTGCTGTTCGAGGACGATCGCGCGGTCGGGGTGCGTGCGGTTGCGGCGAACGACGGCGGGTCCGTGGAACTCAAGAGCCGGGTCGTGATCGACGCCACCGGCCAGAGCGCCCTGCTCGCGAGACGGCTCGACCTCGGCCGGGTCGACTACGGCCTGCGCCATGCCTCGATCTACACCCACTTCCGGGGAGCGATCCGGGACGAGGGGAAGGACGAGGGCGCGACCCTGATCCTGCACACGAAGTCCGGAGAGTGCTGGTTCTGGTACATCCCGCTGGCCGGGGACGTGGTGAGCGTCGGCGTGGTCGGGCCGATGGACACGCTGATCAGGAAGCGCGACGGCAGACCGCACGAGATCTTCTTCGAGGAGGTCAGGAACTGCGCCGAGATCGAGCGGCGCATTGCACCGGCCCATCAGTGCCGGCCGGTGTCCGTGATGAAGGATTTCTCCTACCGCATTGAGAAGATGGCGGGCGACGGCTGGATCGCGATCGGCGACGCGTTCTCGTTCATCGATCCGGTCTACTCGTCGGGAGTCTTCCTGGCGCTCAAGTCGGGGGAGATGGCGGCCGAGACCGCGATCGGGGCGATCGCGGCGGACGACCTCTCGGGCCAACGCCTGGGCGCGTTCCAGCCTCTCCTGATGCGCGGCGTCGAGGCCGTGCGGCAACTGGTCAACGTCTTCTACGACCGGAACTTCAGCGTCGGCGCGTTCCTGCGGCTCTACCCGCAACACCAGAGCAAGGTCACCCGCATTCTGATCGGCGACGTGTTCGAACTGGACTTCACGTCCATGTTCGAGGACATGGCGACCTTCGCCGCCGCCGGCGGCGGCAGGGCGATGAGTGCGCCCGAGGCGGCCACAGCGGCGACTCCGCAGCCGCTCCAGGCCACCTGA
- a CDS encoding sodium:solute symporter family protein, producing the protein MTLTVIFAYLAAVLLIGVWSNRRLAATGEDFFVAGRTIGPFVLLMTLFGTHMTSFALLGASAESYRIGIGVFSLMASSSALMVPIVFFFVGTRVWAVGRRLGLLTQVQFVRARWGSDGIGLLLFVVLVLLLLPYLLIGVMGGGVVLGQITDGAAPAWLGSLLVSGVVIGYVTSGGLRGTAWVNTFQTAMFMLLGAVTAVLIVTRLGGVGPALDRVAESRPELLIRGEAIHPLRLLSYTLIPLSVGTFPHIFAHWLSAKRAATFKAPVVLYPVCIAVVWIPSVLLGLFGNIDFPGLDGAASNSVLVRMIALYTPELLAGLLGAGVFAAIMSSLDSQSLSLGTMFTQDVVRHYRWGGDLDEARQVRLGRMFVVGVVATVFLLSLVAERSIFALSVWSFTGFASLLPVVVAALYWRRSTAAGAGASILTVIALWTWFFVRGIGDADYSVGGTGVMPVAVVFAGSTLAMIVGSLLSSPPTPERVARFIP; encoded by the coding sequence GTGACTCTCACCGTCATCTTCGCGTACCTTGCGGCGGTCCTGCTGATCGGGGTCTGGAGCAACCGGCGGCTGGCCGCGACCGGCGAGGACTTCTTCGTCGCCGGCCGGACGATCGGGCCGTTCGTGCTGCTGATGACCCTGTTCGGCACGCACATGACCTCGTTCGCCCTGCTCGGCGCTTCGGCGGAGTCCTACCGGATCGGCATCGGCGTCTTCTCCCTGATGGCGTCGTCGTCGGCCCTGATGGTGCCGATCGTCTTCTTCTTCGTCGGCACACGGGTCTGGGCCGTGGGGAGGCGTCTCGGACTCCTGACCCAGGTGCAGTTCGTCCGCGCCCGCTGGGGCTCGGACGGCATCGGCCTCCTGCTCTTCGTCGTTCTCGTCCTGCTGCTCCTGCCCTACCTGCTGATCGGCGTGATGGGAGGCGGCGTGGTGCTGGGACAGATCACGGACGGGGCGGCGCCGGCGTGGCTTGGCAGTCTGCTCGTCTCGGGGGTCGTGATCGGCTACGTGACCAGCGGAGGACTTCGCGGCACGGCCTGGGTGAACACGTTCCAGACCGCGATGTTCATGCTGCTCGGGGCGGTGACGGCGGTACTGATCGTCACCAGGCTCGGGGGGGTGGGCCCGGCCCTCGACCGGGTCGCGGAGAGTCGGCCGGAGCTGCTGATCCGGGGCGAGGCGATCCACCCGTTGCGGCTGCTCAGCTACACCCTGATCCCCCTGTCCGTGGGGACCTTTCCGCACATCTTCGCGCACTGGCTGTCGGCCAAGCGAGCGGCGACCTTCAAGGCGCCGGTCGTCCTCTACCCGGTCTGCATCGCCGTGGTGTGGATCCCCAGCGTGCTGCTCGGGCTGTTCGGGAACATCGACTTTCCGGGGCTCGACGGTGCGGCCTCGAACTCGGTCCTGGTCCGGATGATCGCGCTCTACACTCCCGAGCTGCTCGCTGGCCTGCTGGGCGCGGGCGTCTTTGCCGCCATCATGTCGTCGCTCGACTCCCAGTCGCTCTCGCTGGGCACGATGTTCACGCAGGACGTCGTTCGGCACTATCGCTGGGGCGGCGACCTGGACGAGGCGCGCCAGGTGCGGCTGGGCCGGATGTTCGTCGTCGGGGTCGTGGCGACCGTGTTCCTGCTGTCCCTGGTGGCCGAGCGCAGCATCTTCGCGCTCTCTGTGTGGTCGTTCACGGGCTTCGCCTCCCTGCTGCCGGTCGTGGTCGCGGCGCTCTACTGGCGCCGGAGCACGGCGGCGGGCGCGGGCGCGTCGATCCTCACGGTGATCGCGCTCTGGACCTGGTTCTTCGTTCGCGGCATCGGCGATGCGGACTACAGCGTCGGCGGCACCGGCGTCATGCCGGTCGCCGTCGTCTTCGCGGGTTCCACCCTGGCCATGATCGTCGGCTCCCTTTTGAGCAGCCCGCCCACGCCCGAGCGGGTAGCCCGGTTTATCCCGTGA
- a CDS encoding glycosyltransferase family 4 protein, which produces MNSTDQPLRIAYLAAGAGGMLCGSCIHDNTLVRELQHRGHNALLLPIYTPLRTDEENVSYGRVFYGAVNIYLEQKLPLWSRAPAALRRLLDNPGLLSRVTRSASATDAHQLGELALSMVRGEEGRQLAELQSLARWLADEFRPDVVHLTNSMLVGMVHRLREALPEALIVCGLQGEDIFLQDLDEPHKSLVVEEMRKRVREVDVLVAPNDYYAATMAELLELPPADIDVARLGIELEGHGHREAEPPESTLVIGYLARMCPEKGFHLAAEAFKALSDRLGTGSVRFRAAGYLGGRDRAYFEEQRRRIADWGLEPHFDWLGEVTREEKIELLCSLHALVLPTVYREAKGLPALEAMANGVPAVLPDHGAFPEMLERTGGGTLVPAGDPSALADAVEQLAGDAERRRHLGRSGISGVRRHYAAELMAAETLASYRRGLSRRESDAGGPALASAGHG; this is translated from the coding sequence GTGAACAGTACGGACCAGCCGCTGCGCATCGCCTATCTGGCCGCCGGCGCCGGCGGCATGCTCTGCGGCAGTTGCATCCACGACAACACCCTGGTCCGCGAACTCCAGCACCGAGGGCACAACGCGCTGTTGCTGCCGATCTACACGCCGCTCCGGACCGACGAGGAGAACGTGAGTTACGGCCGCGTCTTCTATGGCGCGGTGAACATCTATCTGGAGCAGAAGCTGCCGCTTTGGAGCCGGGCGCCCGCGGCGCTCCGCAGGTTGCTGGACAACCCCGGGCTGCTTTCGCGGGTCACCCGGTCGGCGTCGGCGACCGACGCCCACCAGCTCGGTGAACTCGCCCTGTCCATGGTGCGGGGCGAGGAGGGGCGTCAACTGGCGGAGCTCCAGAGCCTGGCGCGATGGCTCGCCGACGAGTTCCGGCCCGACGTCGTCCACCTGACGAACTCGATGCTCGTGGGGATGGTGCACCGGCTTCGTGAGGCGCTTCCGGAGGCGCTGATCGTCTGCGGTCTCCAGGGCGAGGACATCTTCCTCCAGGACCTGGACGAGCCCCACAAGTCCCTGGTGGTCGAGGAGATGCGGAAGCGCGTGCGCGAGGTCGACGTCCTGGTGGCGCCGAACGACTACTACGCGGCGACGATGGCGGAGCTGCTCGAGTTGCCCCCGGCCGACATCGACGTGGCGCGCCTGGGAATCGAGCTCGAGGGACACGGTCACCGCGAGGCGGAGCCTCCGGAGTCGACCCTGGTCATCGGCTACCTGGCGCGGATGTGCCCGGAGAAGGGGTTTCACCTCGCCGCCGAGGCGTTCAAGGCGTTGAGCGACCGGCTGGGGACGGGCAGCGTCCGTTTCCGCGCCGCCGGCTACCTGGGCGGCCGCGACCGCGCGTACTTCGAGGAGCAGCGGCGCCGGATCGCCGACTGGGGGCTCGAGCCGCACTTCGACTGGCTGGGAGAGGTAACCCGCGAGGAGAAGATCGAGCTGCTGTGCAGCCTGCATGCGCTCGTGCTGCCGACGGTCTACCGAGAGGCCAAGGGACTGCCGGCGCTCGAGGCGATGGCGAACGGTGTTCCGGCCGTGCTGCCCGACCACGGCGCGTTTCCGGAGATGCTCGAGCGGACAGGCGGCGGCACGCTGGTGCCCGCCGGCGATCCGTCGGCATTGGCGGACGCCGTCGAACAGTTGGCCGGCGACGCGGAACGCCGGCGCCACCTGGGCCGGTCCGGCATTTCCGGCGTGCGCCGCCACTACGCGGCGGAGCTGATGGCCGCGGAAACGCTCGCCTCCTACCGGCGCGGGCTGTCCCGTCGCGAAAGCGACGCCGGCGGGCCGGCGCTAGCATCGGCCGGTCATGGCTGA
- a CDS encoding ABC transporter ATP-binding protein, translating to MAEALRFEHVTKSYGTEAGAVEVLRGISFSLDTGEAMAVTGPSGSGKSTLLHLAATLETPTSGSVRIGGEVAHDLPERELAAFRSRRVGLVFQDHYLLPQYTMLQNVLLPTVAAGNGENDTEGRALALLDRVGLGARVDHRPAQLSGGERQRAAIVRAVINGPSLLLCDEPTGNLDGETAGSVADLLLELHRDEESALIVVTHSLELAARLPRRVELRAGLIEEVAPERAAGG from the coding sequence ATGGCTGAGGCCCTCCGCTTCGAGCACGTCACGAAGTCCTACGGCACCGAGGCGGGCGCCGTCGAGGTACTGCGGGGCATCTCGTTCTCTCTCGATACGGGGGAAGCGATGGCGGTCACCGGTCCGTCCGGCAGCGGCAAGAGCACCCTGCTGCATCTTGCCGCGACGCTCGAGACGCCGACCTCGGGCAGCGTCCGGATTGGCGGCGAGGTTGCCCACGATCTGCCGGAACGGGAGTTGGCGGCGTTCAGAAGCCGCCGCGTCGGCCTGGTGTTCCAGGATCACTACCTGCTGCCTCAGTACACGATGCTGCAGAACGTCCTGCTGCCGACGGTGGCCGCCGGGAACGGAGAGAACGACACGGAAGGGCGTGCGCTGGCCCTGCTGGATCGGGTTGGTCTCGGCGCCCGCGTCGATCACCGGCCGGCCCAGTTGTCGGGTGGCGAGCGGCAGCGGGCCGCGATCGTGCGCGCGGTGATCAATGGCCCTAGCTTGCTCCTGTGTGACGAGCCGACCGGCAACCTGGACGGGGAGACGGCGGGTTCGGTAGCCGACCTGCTGCTTGAACTCCACCGCGACGAGGAGAGCGCCCTGATCGTCGTGACCCACAGCCTGGAGCTCGCCGCGAGGTTGCCGCGCCGCGTCGAGCTGCGCGCCGGCCTGATCGAGGAAGTGGCGCCGGAGCGGGCGGCCGGAGGCTGA